The region ggacttcctgacgggccgccctcaggtggtgagggtagataacaacatctccaccccgctgatcctcaacactggggccccacaagggttcgttctcagccctctcctgtactccctgttcaccatgactgcgtggccatgcacgcctccagctcaatcatcaagtttgcagtcaacactacagtggtaggcttgattaccaacaacaacgagacggcctacagggaggaggtgagggccctcggagtgtggtgtcaggaaaataacctcacactcaacgtcaacgaaacaaaggagatgatcgtggacttcaggaaacagcagagggagcacccctatccacatcgacgggacagtagtggagaaagtggaacgttttaagttcctcggcttacacatcacggacaaactgaaatggtccacccacactgacagcgtggtgaagaaggcgcagcggtgcctcttcaacctcaggagactgaagaaattcagcttgtcactgaaaacactcacaaacttttgcagatgcacaatcgaaagcatcctgtcggggtgtatcaccgcctggtacggcaactgttccGCCCACagccataaggctctccagagggtagtgaggtctgcacaatggatcaccgggggcaaactacctgcccgccaggacacctacaccacccgatgtcacaggaaggccaaaaagatcatcaaggacaacaaccacccgagccactgcctgttcaccccgctatcatccagaaggcgaggtcagtacaggtgcatcaaagctgggaccgagagactgaaaaacagcttctatctcaaggccatcagactgataaacagccatcactaacattgagtggctgctgccaacatactcactcatctctagccactttaataatgaaacatttgatgtaataaatgtatcactagccactttaaacaattccactttatataatgtttacataccctacattactcatctcatatgtatatactgtactctataacgtctactgcatcttgcctatgacgttcggccatcgctcattcatatatttgtatgtacatattcttattcattcctctacgcttgtgtgtataaggtagttgttgtgaaattgttagatattactgcatggtcggaactagaagcacaagcattttgctacacttgcattaacatctgctaaccatgtgtatgtgacaaataaaatttgatttgatgaagaaAGTTTCTGATGACTCCACCAACGGAGTGGAGCAGATACCAGGCTTTGTGGAATCTGGAATCTGGCTCCGACTACATCGATTCACCTAAGGTCAATACttcaattatttttttattatgaaACGCCTACTGTGTACCTATATTTGTCCTCTGTAGTTGGGTGCCTTTTTTTGTTTGCTGAAATCCATAATTTTTCAATAAACGTTAACCAAATGCAACCACCAACTCTTTGTTCATTGCTGTTGCACAAAGATGGAAAATCATCTCTAATTCGAATGTGCCAATTGAATCTCAGCAGGGAAACAGTCGTTGGTTGTATTTGATTCATGTTTATTGAAAAAGTATGGATTTCAGCAAAGTAAAGCACGCAACTACATAGGACAAACAAGTACAAGACAGGGGGTTTCATTATTTACAGTTTTTGAAGTACTGACCTTGGGCGAATTTATGTAATCAGAGCTAGATTCCTCAAAGCCTGGTCTCCGCTCCACTGCGTTGGTGGAGTCATCAGAAACTTCCTACACCATTGAGTGGAGTTCAGTCCGCTAAGGCCTACGTGTCTATTTCACAATAAGCCGTGATGAAGGGCTCGCTTCGCCTGCGATCAGTCCTTTGATTTAGTTCACGCTGTCCATTTTGCTGATTTTTATGCACTTGTATTAGGACACATCAAGGGATTCTCGCAGGCGGGTTATATGTCTTTAAAGTTTGCTATGTGGGGTAGCAGCAATGTAGGCTACCTGGGGCTTCTACATTTTTATTCTTCATAATTATAAGTTAGACATGAAGAGCTCCAAAAACAAGGCTCCCTGTCACAATTATGAGCCAAAAACGGATTTTGATCATATATTTGAAACAAGACTTTGTGTTATTGTTAGTTAAAAATGTGTGGCGAACATGACACAAATCAGTATGTTCTTGTGGTAGGAGAACCACTGTGCTCACCAATGGCGTTTAGAGAAATATAATATGCAAATatggaaaatatgtatttattgtcGTTGTGCAGGTTGTGGGACTGGGAAACCCTGGAATGAACAGTTCACGCCACAGCATAGGCATGGCAGTGCTGGAAGCACTTGCTTCCCGGCTTGGGGTAGCTGATAACTGGCGTGGTGATAGGCATGTGTCCGGTGAGGTCATCGTATCTGACATCCAGGACACCCAAATCGTGCTTCTCCGACCACGACTACTGATGAACATAAATGGTGTATCCGTGGCCAAAGCAGGTGAGGAATCTTGTCTTCTTGATGCCTTTTTACATTTTATGCATTTTGAGTTTTGACTGAGGAATTAGTTCAAAAGGCTAGTTGTAAACATgtactcatttacaactgcgacctggccaagataaagcaaagcagtgcgacacaaacaacaacacagttacacatggaataataaacatacagtcaaaaatacaatagaaaaagtctatatacagtgtgtgcaaatgaagtagggtaagggaggtaaggcaatgaataggccatagtggcaaaataattacaatatagcaattaaacactggagtgataaatgtgcagaagatgagtgtgcaagtagagatactggagtgcaaaggagcaaaataaaaaatacaaataacagtgtggggatgaggtagttggatgggctatgtacaggtgcagtgatctgtgagctgctctgaaagctggtgcttaaagctagtgagggagttATGAGTCTctagctttagtgatttttgcagttcgttccagtcattggcagtagagaactggaagaaaagggGTCCGAAAgtggaattggctttgggggtgaccagtgaaatatacctgctggagcgcgtgctatgggtgggtgctgctatggtgaccagtgagctgagataaggtggggctttacctagcagagatttgtagatgacctggagccattgggtttggcgacgaatatgaagcgagggccagccaacgaaagcatacaggtcgcagtggtgggtagtatatggggctttggagaCAGAACGGgggacactgtgatagactgtatctaatttgctgagtagtgttagaggatattttgtaaatgacatccctgaagtcaaggatcagtaggatagtcagttttatgagggtatgtttggcagcatgagtgaaggatgctttgttgcaaaataggaagccgattataGATTTGACTTTgggttggagatgcttaatgtgagtctggaaggagagtttacagtctaaccagacacctaggtatttgtagttgtccacatattctaagtcaggtgtgggcagcgatcagttgaaaagaggatgcatttagttttacttgcatttaagagcagttggaggccacggaaggatagttgtatggtattgaagctcgtctggaggttagttaacacagtgtccaaagaactgccagaagtatacagaatggtgtcgtctgaggtggatcagagaatcaccagcagcaagagcgtcatcattgatgtatacagagaaaagagtcggcccgaagattgtaccctgtggcacccccatagagactgccagaggtctggacaacaggccttccgatttgacacactgaactctgtttgagaagtagttagtgaaccaggtgagacagtcatttgagaaaccaagtctgttgagtctgccgataagaatgtggtgattgacagagttgaaagccttggccaggtcgatgaagacagctgcacagtattgtctcttatcgatggcggttatgatatcgtttaggaccttgagcgtggctgaggtgcacccatgaccagctcggaaaccagattgcatagcagagaagggacagtgggattcaaaatggttggtgatctgtttaacTGGCTTTCAAAGaatttagaaagacagggtaggatagatataggtctgtagcagtttgggtctagagtgtctccccctttgaagagggggatgaccccggcagctttccaatctttgaggatctcagacgatacgaaagagagattgaactggctagtaatagggattgcaacaatttcggtggataattttagaaagagagcgTCCAGGTTGTTTAtcttggctgatttgtaggggtccagattttgcagctctttcagaacatcagttatctggatttgggtgaaggagaaatggggaggcttgggcaagttgctgtggggtgcgcagggctgttgaccggggtaggggtagccaggtggaaagcatggccagctgtagaaaaatgcttattgaaattctcaattattgcagatttatcggtggtcacagtgtttcctagcctcagtgcagtgtgcagctgggaggaggtgctcttattctccgtgGACTTTAgcgtcccagaactttttggagtttgtgctacaggatacaaatttctgtttgaaaaagctagcctttgctttcctgttTGTTAATGATAGTTGATCATATGAATGATATCATTGTTAATGATATTTTGTTTTTAATTACCTTGAATCAAGCGGGTAAATACAGCATCAAGCCTGAGCACATACTGCTGGTTCATGATGAGTTGGATAAGCCTCTTGGAAAGCTTGCTATGAAACAAGGAGGGAGCGCCAGGTGAGTTGATTCCCAGACAGATAGCAGCATGATTATTGACGCTATCTGACAACAATGTGATCTTCCCAACTTTGTGCTCATTCTATATGTTGTTGATTGACAGGGGTCACAATGGTGTGCGGTCCTGTGTCGAGTGTCTGCAGACTGATGTAAGTAACTTTCCACATAGACAAATACTCTCCCTTCCCACATTGGGAGGAATTGAGAGGTGACTGTTCCCTTTGACAAATTTGTGGAAAGTGCTAGAGAATCTAGAGAAATATCATGTCTGTCAAAGGGGGGGGGGCAGAGCAAAAAGACAGACAATAAATTACTATTCTATTCTTGTGCCCCCCAGGTGATGCCCAGACTGCGTATTGGGATTGGCAGACCATCAGGTAAAACATCAGTGGACAGGCATGTTCTGGGCCGCTTCTCTCAGGAGGAACAGGAGGTTCTGAGTGGGGTTTTAGAAGAGAGTGTGGACAttctcctctcccagctcactgacAAGGAGAATGTGCAGTCCCCAGTGTCGCCACCTGGAGGCAGACTAGCATCACAGACTGGGAAACAAAGGGAGCGTTTAAGCGCTCCACGAAAGGACACGACCACTGGCCAGACCTGAGACTAACAAGAGACTTTGACAGAGCCAGTGAAACTATGACTACTCTGGGATAGTAGCTTTGCTGCTGCTGAATTAAAGCTGCCTCTTGCAGAAATATGAAAGTGtgtacatgtttttatttattatgaCTTTGTTTATGCTCTGGTTTAGGATGTATGTGAAATGAATGCCAAGTAAGCACACTTCGTTTCAAGGACGAAGAATTTAGATGTGTATAAGATAATCATCGCATAGATCTAGATTGGTATGCAGTATGCATTTATTTTTAAGTTTCCCAAACTACCATGTGTATGGCTTTTGGTGGTCTAATTATGTGCAAGGTCGAAGGAGAGACCAATACTTGATTTTAAAATTATTAAACAACCATCTTACCAAAGGCATTGAGAAGAATTGGAACTAATAGTGAATAAATGGGTTTTCCTGATAAAAGAACATGTTTCAGCCACCCAAACTCTCACATCTTCTAAACTCATTGTCTTTGGTGTATTTACTGATACAACATATTGATTCCATCCTTTAATTGTCAGCCTATAACCACACTCTTAATCAACGAGCGTTCTTAATGAGCAATAGCAAACAGTCAATAAGTGTAGGATTCTCACCAAAGTGAATACCAGCCCACAAAAACTGAGCAAGGACCATATAAAAAGTACAGAAAGaggcagaatgagagagaaactGATAGAATGGGCCAAATAGATTGCAATGCAGGTCGAAAGAAAGGGCGGGGGAGAAAACAATGGGGGCCAAACATTGTAGGATAGGGCTGTTTGAAGCCTTCTGTTTGGCCTTAGCTCAGAGTCACAACAAAGCATCAGGGCCACACTTGTGGATGTGGGGAATGGGACTCAAAGGGAATCTCCACTCATGACAGACCCCCACCTCTCTACCCCTTTCGCTTTCTCTCATGTGACCCTCTTGAGCCAGCCATCTCACCTACCAGGGCACTTTCCCAGCCCCTCTGAGTGGTCAGCCTGGGAGAGTGCAGTGGTGGCCTCTAACTTTTCTCTGAAAGGTCAGAGGTCACTAATAAGGCTGGACACTGGGCTAATTTATTCAGGAATGGCTTCCCCTCAGCAGTTATAGGCTGAGCTGCACTAGCCCAAAGCCCAGTGGGGGGTCTTCCCCTAAGCTCACAGATGTGCTAAGACCAGGGATACACAAAAAGACAGGGATGGGGGATGGATACACACAAAAAAACTGCATTATTGTCACTCAAATTGCAGAACCTCAGAGATTTCTTGAGGTTGAGGCTTTTTAAGCTTTGAGTTTAAAGTGGATTTGTTATTCACCATGATCCCCAACAGATGACCTGGGAACGATAATATGGACATTATCAGTATAGGAATGTGGATCGATTTCACTGGTTGTGAAGGTGAACTTTCTCAAAGTAGTCCTTTGTAAATATCAAGCAAGATACtgtcttccttccctctctttggGATAAGACCGTCAAACTAATCCTAATGGTTTAGTGTAGGATCTTATTTTGAGGCTCTGGTTTAGTGATGCCATATGTCACAGCCAGCCACCTTCACCTAGCTTATTGGGGCCATTATACTCTCCTTACCTAGGAACCGTGCAGTATTGGCATGCTGTTTTAAGTCAAGAAAAAGGTGAATATGACGAGAAGTGAAAACAAGAGGATTCTCCAGTTCTACTGGTTCACATTGAGGCTTGGAGAGTGAAATGTATTCCCCCATTCACTTAAAGACTGCGAAGATTTTTTTCCCTATATCCAAAAATGAACACAGTCGGTCTCAGAAAATATATATGATAACTTGATGCCCTACATTAAGATTTACACATGGGCTATGGCCCTGGTTTGTATTGTTGCATCTGTTATAAGCCTACAAAATGGGATTAACTTATATCAAAGTAAGGAAAACTAAAGAGAATGTATTTCCAATGAAAGAGGCAAAGCTTTGGGCCTAGAATATACCTCTCAGATTTACAAAAATTGTTACAATAAATGTTATTATATATTCAGACCTTGAAAAATTGGCTAGGCCTACTCAAATCCACACTGCACTGGGGAAAGAGTGTCCTTACAGACCTGCTATCTTAATTTGACCATGTTaatcacagcaggaaaataatcatgcagcaacaggaaatgtgaattacttTGTGGATTAAAGTTAATGGAGATTTTTTttagggttgatacatttttcgttagggcaaatcaagtctgatatGTTAAAGGGGGAATTCacactttagaagcctttttaaaccttgaataaaTTACATTTAGCATTTTCTGCTGCGCAGGAAAATTCTCAGGGAAAACAATGATCAAATTAAGAGGCCTATGTGTTTTTTCATTTAGTGGTGACTGGTGACGAACTAGGAAGCATCAGCTAGCACTGAAACTTTTGAAATGTCGAAGTTGACTACATACAATAACAAAACATGTATGAAAGGAGTATCAATCTctggaaaaaaagaaaaaaactagTTAAACTCTCAAGCTATTTCCATGATGTAGTAAACTACAGAAGAAAATGTACAGGTTTATCTGAGAAATATAATCTTTCTTCCCAATACAGATATCTATTCAATGACTTTCATAAAGTGGGttcataatgtaggcctaataTAGTTTTTTCTCTCGAATGAACTGAATGGGTTTAGTTTAGTGAATCAGTGAAGTCCCTGCCTGCATTCCCGATAAGTAAGCATTAATAACGCGTCTTTTCCCTCCCTTCAGCCATAATCTCCAGTGATCTCGCGCCTCCCGCAATAAATTATTCTGACATGGCCGTGAAAAGGCAGCAGCGGGCAGGCCCTTTAAGAGGCAAATGAGCATCGACAGTGAGAAGATGTTCCCAGCAAAGGAAATGTTAACTCACTCCCCTGTAGGAGTGCGATGCGATGGATGAAACCAACTGAGATGTCTTTAAAGGAAAAGGGGAGAAGAGTCCAACCCCGAATGCGATCACTGTTTAATAATGTATCAGGGAGAAAGAAGTAGGCTTTTAACCCGAGCTATCATGGGCCTAAAGCATCTGGAGTGTGGGAAGCGCAAGTAGCATGCCTTTTTGGGCAAGGTTTACCTTCCTCCACACCATGCGATGCATATTCGATAAGGGAAGTGATTCGATATAGCAATTGAACCTAGCAAATCATTTGATCCAGTCGATCTAATTGCCTTTTGAAAGAGATGTTTGGGTCCAAAAATTTGAAGAATAGTAGGCTAGTCAGAATAGTTGCAGGTCTTCTGGGGATCTGGACACTTACTGGTAAGTTTGTTTCAGAATGAGGTCACAATTTTAGACCCATAAGCACAACATTACCTTCTCGCACTTTGTGGTTCACCTGTCAATCACCTGTGTCATACAGCTCTAAAGAAATCTTTAGTATGTGTCTTGAAGATTTTCCTGAAAACGACTACAATGTCCTTATCAGATAGATGAGGCATAGACCTAAACTACACGAGCATTTATTCAATTTATGGTAATCAAATTGACCTCAAAGTCTTATAGGTTCTACTAATTAATATGtaattaacatgttattaacagGCAAATCATCTGCCAATAGGTCATtcattaatattttttttataaactaATGAATAAACAAGTTGATATTTGTTAGTGCCTGGCTGCATTGTACGAATACCCCTGGTTTATTATTGTGAAACAACAGAGAGGAAAGTTCATTTCGTATTGACAATACGTTTACAAGGATAACAGTGTTTTGATTGTAATTGCCCTGGAGAGCCAAAATAGGTCTGTTGTGTCTTTAAAATGTTTACTGGTCCTTCATTCGCAGCTGCTGGCTTGTGTGTGCTATCAGAGCTAGTGCAGATGCATTACTTCTTCAGCACAATGGACATTTATCACCCCGTGGTGTTATTCAAATTCAGTACCAAGCGAAGACCATCCCCACTCCCTCTCGCCGTCCATCTCGGTAACACCGTTATTGTTAGTGAAGCTCAAGAAAAGCCTTTGGATAACAGAATAGCGAGCACGCAGTGCCATTCCAGTGCAGTCGTCATATTAAGTAATAGCCAGTTAAAGGAGCGCCACGAGTTGACTCATATAACCCTTTTTTCGCGTCTTATAATTTTTCTACAAGCTGGAGTATACAAGAAATGCTGCTTGGGGACGGCGGAGGAGCAGGTGCATTCGCGTTTTAACAATTTCCCCTCGGCTTTCTCGCATCAGCAATGTTCTGCTTTGTCGCCTTATACCGTTTTAACATTAATATAAACATTGAGTTTTTTTTGTATGATTGGAAGAATTTGAAGTCGAGTTAAAAATGCTTGTGTTCTGCTAAATAATGGTGTGGAAACTATATGTGCAAGGAGATGCGTCTTACAGGTGCAGATATGTCGAAACGCAGTTTGAACGACTCGTTTCTTCTGATTCCTATGCTGGTGATTAGAGCAAACCATTTTCATGTTGTCATATTATGGTATTGAATTTAAGAAGTTTTTACAGTCTTTTGACGTTTTCCAAGGGGAAATTGTATAATCGTTGAGGCCTTCGTCGACTTAAACATCTTCTGGTAAAATCATGCCATTGGTATAGGCTATCAAAGATCAGAGTATCGAAAATCGTAGATATCGTGAATTTGAAATGTGCATGTTTGTTACTAGACCTGCTGACTTATAAAATGTTTAAAGGAGAAAACAAAAGTTTTGCTATATAAGAAAACAATAGTCCACTGCTTTTTAAACGGTATTAGTTTAATTTGCACATATCCAGATTACATTATGTTTCTGTATCCTGCAATTGATGATATTTCATTTTACCATATAAGATGAGGATCCTTGGTCAGGTACATGATTGGAATGACAATTACTGATAGTGCCTCCCTATTTTCTATAGGTCTATATATTCTACAGATTCAAAGATAATTTATATGATGAATTGAAATGGATTAATTAAGAACTGTTTTGAATGATGAGAGCAATTCGTTTTGAGACACACTTTGAGCCCTTGCAGTTGATTGTCCAAACGCAATTCTTGTGAAATTTAAAACACAACCCGAGAATTGTATCTGGACATCTGTTGCTGGGGGTTCCTTTCACATCAGTGTCGTAAATACAAGTCCTTAGTCTTGTAACCATAGTCGTGATATTTCTTTTTTGGAAATCTGCCTTAAAGTGTTGATTATTCGATGTATTCATAATACCACCAATTATCCAAAACGGAGTCATTATTGGTCTTAAGCTTTAGACGATTATGTCAACTAAAAGTCATTGTATAGCCTGCAGTATAGCCTACACGTGTACATTCATTGCATTATAACATTATAAATCAACAATGCTTTATTTAGGACTAAGTAGGCCTACAGTTATTTTGAGAAGAGTTCGGTCCAATCCCCCGAAGAGAAGCTTTCAATGTTTTCCATTTCCCTCTTCCTACTTTCGATTGCCCCTAGGCAAGGATGGGTTTATTGCTGCTCTACTGGTGAGCTTTTGTTGTGGCTCCTAGTGCTGTTTTAGGATTACAATTTGCATAATTCTTAAGGAATGTATCATTTGAATTTTGCTTAACAAACCGTGACCTTTGCAAGCTCTTTATCATTTTAAAACACCATTACAAGCCAATTAAGAGGGAATTCGTTTGTACTTATATTTCAAGGTATAGCTAGTTTTACATCATTAATAATTCAATTATTCATCTAGGTTTATTCATTTTTTGTTTGATTTTGTTGAACTTTTTGGAAATATCACTGTTTATGTGTTGTTGATTTCATACTACTGTAAGCTTGAGTTGCACATGTGTGATATTGAAATAcgatgctttaaaaaaaatatatataataataaaattaCAACTTAAACATCATTTCATTATTTCTTGCTTTGACCAGTCATTGGTTTTAACTTAGCGTGCAAATGTTTTTGTCACATAGACCTTTCAAATAATTTCTTAATTCAATTATTCCAGTATGTTTTTATGGATATGTGTAAACTCCTGTGTTTATGCCATTTCAACTCATCAACTCAAAAATGTATCAGCCCATCATTGATATAAGTGTTGGTAATGGGGCAGACTGGTCAATGCTTTGAAAAACATTCTTGCCTATTCTTTGCCATTCTTCTTTGGACATTTCCCTTTCAACCACTCATCTCTATACCATCTCATGATAAGGTCATATAGGACGTTATGAATAACTGCATTATTAGTATGAACAGAAGTAAAGTACTAAATATGAACTAAAACCATGAAAATGTAATATTGTTGCTCTAATCAGAGATGCCAGTATGGAATTCGTCCCAAGTCTCCAGTGTGGGATAAACAGACACGCTTTTGCCTTGGTgatatattttgttttttttacatcacAATATCAACACAGTTTTGGTAACTACTGCTCTCAGTAATTCATTCATCAAACTCGTCTCTTGTTTCTCTTGTAAGCATGGAACGCAAATATGAGGATCTATTGGAAATGTGTCTCAGGTAAATGGGTGTGATTCAGCAAGGATATTTCGTTGTTCAGTTTATAcatgaaataataataaaaagtggATTATTGCTTGAGACAGACAtgtgtgtggtcctctcactCCCACCCAACACGCAAGCCTAAACACCTTCCACCAGCAGCCTCAAATCTGAATCTTTTACAACAGAGAGGATGATATAGAAACATTAAAGTACATATTTtgacacattattattattattattatttacctgtatttaactaggaaagtcagttaagaagaaattcatatttacaatgacggcctacatggCCAatcccagacgacgctgggccaattgtgcgcctccctatgggactcctaatcacggccggtagtgatgcagcctggattcgaaccagggtgtctgtagtgacacctcaagcactgagatgcagtgccttagaccgctgcgcacTTGGGAGCCCAGTTAATTATATTGCACAGGCATTCTTAGTGATCAGTGTGTATTGATAAGAAATGGATTGATAATAGTCAATTAGTCTTTATGAGATCATGTAATGACTGGGATTATTAtctgatatactgtacactattAGCATGTCTTTTGATGTGATTTATTTTATCTACAGTTCAACAGCAGTGTGTTTCGGATGTCTGAGCCCTGCCCTCTCTGTTGAACACGTTCTTGTAATGATAGAAATACACTTCAACATGAAACAGCTGCAAACTGCACTCATTAAACAAGTCTTTCAACACCTTTATCAATATCCAACTAGGGTTTATATGCCAGAAAACAGCTCTAATTTGACTTTGTATTCCGTAAGCTGGTAGTACATTTAGAGGACGACGTACATGGACAGGAAGTGTATTATTGTGAATGAAAATAAGATGATAAAAGATAAGGTTGGATGTGTTATTTATCTTTATCACAGTTTTACTGCTTTAAACCATGACCTCCATTGCTGGATCACCATGTTCCATATACATTCAACACACACAGCTGATACTATAGCAGCCTTCATTGTGATCAGGGTCAGTcgcttctttccttccttcctcatgTCCCTTGGACACCCCAGTCACGTGACCAGGCTTCTGTGTCTTTGCGATGGGTGACACAACACCACTGTGTAAGAGCAGGGGATGGCGGAGAGGCGGAGGAGCATCACAGAGCTGCTGAGCTGACGTTACAGCCGAATAGCATTATCCACTGTCTGGTCACATAGACTAACTCCTGTGCTGGGTATGGTACAGCACACCAGGGATAACCTGAAACCCCTCCAGGCTGTTCTTAGATCCTCCATTATACTTCATAGTGACACAGTAACATATCTTGAGAGAGACCACCAGGTAATAACACTATGTGTGTGTACATTCCCCCCCGCCTGTTGTCTTCATATATCCCCTTACATCCTAACGTAGTCTGAGTTGCATACCACCACAGCTACCTAGTGATGGCAGAGCTGAGGGAGACAGGGACTGCAGATATCCATATGATGATGTACCACCCCCTTCCGCCTCACCATCCCCCCCACCCCGGATATGTCATCACTAGCCGCCTATGCCGGATCCAGCCAGTTTTCTCTGTGGTGGTACGCTGTTGTTCTCAAACAGAGAAATTATAAAGAAGTCTTTAGTAAGCTTGCCTTGCATGTGGTTTGTTAATATGCACCTATTGTATGCATGTGTGGTTGTGTCCATCCATATACATGTGTCATTGTGCGGTGCAGCTGTGCA is a window of Oncorhynchus keta strain PuntledgeMale-10-30-2019 chromosome 25, Oket_V2, whole genome shotgun sequence DNA encoding:
- the LOC118358152 gene encoding probable peptidyl-tRNA hydrolase isoform X1, coding for MNPLSFLSTGLFDSCQSCMVRQTLLNFVTMRRLLLKLINRAMLTGPVGPMMGSEAGVHTNSRRRLVVGLGNPGMNSSRHSIGMAVLEALASRLGVADNWRGDRHVSGEVIVSDIQDTQIVLLRPRLLMNINGVSVAKAAGKYSIKPEHILLVHDELDKPLGKLAMKQGGSARGHNGVRSCVECLQTDVMPRLRIGIGRPSGKTSVDRHVLGRFSQEEQEVLSGVLEESVDILLSQLTDKENVQSPVSPPGGRLASQTGKQRERLSAPRKDTTTGQT
- the LOC118358152 gene encoding probable peptidyl-tRNA hydrolase isoform X2; its protein translation is MNPLSFLSTGLFDSCQSCMTLLNFVTMRRLLLKLINRAMLTGPVGPMMGSEAGVHTNSRRRLVVGLGNPGMNSSRHSIGMAVLEALASRLGVADNWRGDRHVSGEVIVSDIQDTQIVLLRPRLLMNINGVSVAKAAGKYSIKPEHILLVHDELDKPLGKLAMKQGGSARGHNGVRSCVECLQTDVMPRLRIGIGRPSGKTSVDRHVLGRFSQEEQEVLSGVLEESVDILLSQLTDKENVQSPVSPPGGRLASQTGKQRERLSAPRKDTTTGQT